One segment of Trypanosoma brucei brucei TREU927 chromosome 8, complete sequence DNA contains the following:
- a CDS encoding flagellum-adhesion glycoprotein (similar to GP:1244788: flagellar glycoprotein {Trypanosoma brucei}) has translation MGGRTESREALAALVAALLLLLGFVSPVIGDQTVGTKVIVNLFNSCINCSSGQADGINGTGRLFKAVGGFFKNKSFPLLLCDVGGGGSTVRLVNKTGIYTVAGNLAKRGDEVGPLEVARFNHPTSVVGVNNDIYVADRDNDCMKRIDADGMVTKFAANEVDKPSSIIYHEQDGAPVLFISDTGNSRIMYSQISVSNNVTAKLVGGFQPGVMQISKKRNFMYVVKETSWIAAVDLNSLSDSDGNKKSWDIANMSCLDYVDALMLTEDENELYYYGEPNGESHIMSLELNSSETGLLCPKKVMEWMHGPIVSLVKVNGCEYYAITETAVYAVREKCYSPTPLPPVTPTPTPGSPPRSTAVAAFRASSFPMGNDRLMHALYSWIIKDVEVAFRTEDFYAVFLPPGEINVPGGTNVSTWTNLTAMMNLENTILITNYRGPPGMSKGRAQKRLFSSPWTWTRMFLEEVSQQEQWSHLLPLCMVKCVDDCQHITLAESVCGDDSRLSRCDGVCLGGIVSSALLGAVAIVLLFLMVVSPYNVKFAFVRLPAFE, from the coding sequence ATGGGTGGCAGGACTGAATCACGGGAAGCATTGGCCGCACTCGTGGCagcgttgttgctgctgctgggtTTTGTGAGTCCCGTTATAGGAGACCAAACCGTGGGCACCAAGGTGATTGTGAACCTCTTCAACAGTTGTATCAACTGTAGTAGTGGGCAGGCGGATGGCATAAACGGTACTGGTCGCTTATTCAAGGCGGTGGGTGGGTTCTTTAAGAACAAAagctttcctttacttttatgTGATGTTGGAGGTGGTGGATCCACCGTGCGACTCGTAAACAAAACTGGCATATATACCGTTGCGGGAAATCTTGCAAAGCGTGGTGACGAAGTTGGTCCTTTAGAGGTTGCTCGTTTTAATCATCCCACCTCTGTTGTTGGTGTAAACAATGATATTTACGTGGCGGACAGGGATAATGATTGCATGAAGCGGATAGATGCTGATGGAATGGTGACGAAGTTTGCGGCCAATGAAGTTGATAAACCGAGTAGTATTATTTATCATGAACAAGACGGGGCACcggttttatttatttcggaTACTGGAAATTCAAGGATTATGTACTCGCAGATAAGTGTGTCCAACAATGTAACGGCGAAACTTGTTGGAGGTTTTCAACCTGGTGTGATGCAAATAAGCAAGAAGCGGAATTTCATGTATGTCGTGAAGGAGACCTCGTGGATTGCAGCGGTGGACCTGAATAGCCTCAGCGATTCGGATGGTAACAAGAAGAGCTGGGACATCGCCAATATGAGTTGTCTCGATTATGTCGATGCCTTGATGTTAACTGAGGACGAGAATGAGCTCTATTATTACGGTGAACCTAACGGCGAGAGCCATATCATGTCCCTTGAATTGAATTCCTCTGAAACCGGTCTGTTGTGCCCTAAGAAGGTGATGGAGTGGATGCATGGGCCGATTGTCTCACTGGTTAAGGTGAATGGATGTGAATATTATGCCATAACCGAAACAGCTGTGTACGCCGTCCGTGAGAAATGCTATTCACCAACACCACTACCGCCGGTGACTCCCACGCCAACGCCCGGGTCACCTCCGAGATCCACAGCTGTGGCCGCCTTTCGCGCTTCCTCGTTCCCAATGGGAAATGATCGGCTCATGCACGCCCTGTATTCATGGATTATAAAAGATGTGGAGGTAGCCTTTCGTACAGAGGACTTCTATGCTGTGTTCCTTCCACCCGGTGAGATTAACGTGCCTGGTGGTACAAATGTTTCGACGTGGACAAACCTTACTGCAATGATGAACCTTGAGAATACCATCCTTATTACCAACTACAGGGGCCCCCCCGGCATGAGCAAGGGACGTGCGCAGAAGCGGCTGTTCTCGTCTCCATGGACGTGGACCCGGATGTTCCTTGAAGAAGTGTCGCAGCAAGAGCAGTGGAGTCACCTGTTGCCGCTCTGCATGGTGAAGTGTGTGGATGATTGCCAGCACATTACCTTAGCTGAGTCCGTATGCGGAGATGACTCACGTCTATCTAGATGCGACGGTGTGTGTCTCGGTGGTATCGTTTCCTCCGCACTTCTTGGTGCGGTAGCTATCGTACTTCTTTTCCTGATGGTGGTAAGCCCGTACAACGTAAAGTTCGCCTTTGTACGGTTGCCGGCGTTCGAGTGA